One region of Pararhizobium capsulatum DSM 1112 genomic DNA includes:
- a CDS encoding DUF2332 domain-containing protein: MDQTDPSAAVLRTLEAQAAICDALGSPFSAKVCRALAEGLDHSSATGRRALRWPGNATADALALRLLGALHGLVLRGADEGLVAVYPPREVGDSRLRDAITAAIRQHDEGLCQALDSVPQTNEVARSAMLLPGFLSIARETGLPLEIAEIGASAGLNLNFDRLHYRYGTAQWGNSASPVHLAPNLRGNVPPLDGALTVSARSGCDIAPVDLSNEAARLRLRSFIWADQASRLQRLDAATGLAVAAPVMLVQADAADFVLQKLAARLEGSVFVMFHSAVWDYMPHPTRDAIEAAVRQAGTVATARSPLAWLSVEPLAAGAPHAVLRLTIWPGGETRQLAACDHHGRWIKWL; this comes from the coding sequence ATGGACCAGACTGACCCTTCCGCCGCAGTCCTGCGAACCCTCGAAGCCCAAGCCGCCATATGCGATGCGCTCGGTTCGCCCTTCTCTGCCAAGGTCTGCCGAGCGCTTGCCGAGGGATTGGATCACTCGAGCGCGACCGGCCGACGCGCGCTCCGCTGGCCTGGCAACGCGACGGCCGACGCACTGGCGCTCAGGCTGCTGGGTGCCTTGCATGGGCTCGTGTTGCGCGGCGCTGACGAAGGACTCGTTGCAGTGTATCCGCCGCGAGAGGTTGGCGATTCCAGGCTTCGCGACGCGATCACTGCTGCGATACGACAGCACGACGAGGGATTGTGTCAGGCGCTTGACAGCGTGCCGCAGACCAACGAGGTCGCTCGGTCGGCAATGCTGTTGCCGGGCTTCCTCTCGATAGCGCGAGAGACCGGTTTGCCGCTGGAAATTGCTGAAATCGGCGCGAGCGCCGGACTTAACCTCAACTTCGACCGTTTACACTATCGTTATGGAACTGCCCAATGGGGCAACTCCGCTTCGCCGGTTCACCTCGCACCGAACCTCCGCGGCAATGTCCCGCCGCTCGATGGAGCGCTAACGGTTTCGGCGCGCTCTGGTTGTGACATCGCGCCGGTCGATCTCTCGAACGAGGCTGCGCGGCTTCGCCTCAGATCTTTTATCTGGGCCGACCAGGCCTCTCGACTTCAGCGACTGGACGCGGCGACTGGGCTGGCGGTGGCAGCGCCTGTCATGCTGGTTCAAGCCGACGCGGCCGATTTCGTGCTGCAAAAACTGGCCGCGCGATTAGAAGGGTCGGTTTTCGTGATGTTTCATTCGGCTGTGTGGGACTACATGCCCCACCCAACGCGGGATGCAATCGAGGCGGCCGTACGCCAAGCCGGCACTGTCGCCACGGCACGATCTCCGCTCGCCTGGCTTTCCGTAGAACCGCTCGCCGCGGGGGCGCCACATGCGGTGCTGCGGCTAACAATTTGGCCAGGCGGCGAAACCAGGCAACTCGCCGCCTGCGATCACCATGGTCGCTGGATCAAGTGGCTATAG
- a CDS encoding ABC transporter substrate-binding protein, with the protein MRRIIGAMLALGLVVGWFASPAAAARKTIAMVVWIGCEDVCRGVKDFVADSGMDADVTVFDAAEDPSKLPGIVEKLRKMRPDLVITWGTKVTLGVVGSLDERNDPRFLGDIPVVFTVVSNPVGTKIIESLQQTGRPNVTGTRNRVPESVNIKSIRRYMKDFAHLGILYDTSEANSVAKVDEIKELTGKLNFSLTALPLTAKADGTPDPASVASKMQELKQAGVQFVYLGSSTFLEKQQDLFTGTALEAGLPVLSPYEHLVTESNALMSVAARDYDVGRLAARQASKILVDGAQPGDLPVLAMEEFAYLVNMRVAKQLNLFPPVEFLQFVEKVE; encoded by the coding sequence ATGAGACGCATAATTGGAGCTATGCTTGCCTTGGGGCTTGTCGTCGGCTGGTTTGCCAGTCCTGCCGCGGCAGCAAGAAAGACCATCGCCATGGTTGTCTGGATAGGCTGCGAGGATGTCTGTCGGGGGGTGAAGGATTTTGTGGCCGACAGCGGGATGGATGCCGATGTAACCGTATTCGATGCAGCCGAGGATCCGTCGAAGCTACCGGGCATCGTCGAGAAACTGCGCAAGATGCGCCCCGACCTGGTGATTACCTGGGGAACCAAGGTGACGCTGGGCGTCGTCGGCTCGCTTGACGAGCGGAACGATCCGCGCTTCCTCGGCGATATCCCGGTGGTGTTCACGGTGGTTTCTAATCCGGTCGGCACCAAGATTATTGAAAGTTTGCAGCAGACTGGCAGGCCGAACGTAACCGGCACGCGCAACCGGGTGCCCGAAAGCGTAAACATCAAGAGCATCCGCCGCTACATGAAGGACTTCGCACACCTCGGAATCCTCTACGACACCAGCGAAGCGAACTCCGTCGCAAAGGTGGACGAGATCAAGGAACTGACGGGGAAGCTGAACTTCTCGTTGACGGCGCTTCCGCTCACCGCGAAGGCCGATGGCACGCCGGACCCGGCGTCGGTCGCATCGAAGATGCAGGAACTGAAGCAGGCTGGCGTGCAGTTCGTATATCTGGGATCGAGCACGTTCCTGGAGAAGCAGCAGGACCTGTTCACGGGGACTGCGCTGGAAGCGGGTCTGCCTGTGCTGTCGCCCTATGAACATCTGGTCACCGAATCCAACGCGCTGATGTCCGTGGCGGCGCGCGACTACGATGTCGGAAGGCTTGCAGCCCGGCAGGCAAGTAAGATCCTCGTCGACGGCGCCCAGCCAGGCGACCTCCCGGTGCTCGCTATGGAAGAGTTCGCCTATCTGGTGAACATGCGAGTTGCCAAGCAACTCAACCTGTTTCCGCCCGTCGAGTTTCTACAATTCGTCGAGAAGGTTGAATAG
- a CDS encoding DUF1294 domain-containing protein, with amino-acid sequence MHLSTPFTLLLIYLLVNVVVYCVYWWDKQAAIEGAWRVRESTLLWLAIAGGSLGALTAQQVLRHKTRKEPFRSILMTIGVLHVGLGIVWITAPNFVVEALSRMKASI; translated from the coding sequence ATGCACCTTTCGACACCGTTCACACTCCTTCTAATTTACCTCCTCGTCAACGTCGTGGTCTACTGCGTCTATTGGTGGGACAAGCAAGCCGCGATAGAGGGTGCTTGGCGCGTTAGGGAGAGCACGCTGCTCTGGCTGGCTATTGCCGGTGGAAGCCTCGGAGCGCTTACCGCACAGCAAGTACTTCGTCACAAAACGCGCAAGGAGCCGTTCCGCAGCATCCTGATGACAATCGGAGTGCTGCATGTGGGTCTCGGCATCGTATGGATTACTGCACCAAATTTTGTTGTCGAGGCGTTATCGCGAATGAAGGCTTCCATTTGA
- a CDS encoding bifunctional diguanylate cyclase/phosphodiesterase — protein MADWNLADARRWADRVIPDVVRLARFKYFGRWEIAVALFSLALVALLWTYSIDRARYELKQTTDTAVRQAHTLARALDVQTTTTLKNIELALELVARDYMAGKKDFQLNESLATKLIDRRMSRELAILDERGQIVLTVSKVQDADMSGREYFTTLRDTPALDLYVGKPIQSRSTQRWVIPVAHRIDGPRGEFKGVVVCGVDPSYFIDFYNREDLKQKGAITLVGTDGFVRARRAAGGDSFGQDARPLLYSKKEPTADIVYKSGIDQITYYLSYRKLANYDLIVTVGLSVDETLAEVRGRLRGYLYLSIATTTGLLAFGAAIVVVSVRRRLEQERTQNQELLRQAILDNISEIAWFKDAQSRFLAVNQALVKLCNRPLDEIIGKTDADLFPAHIAEAYKAGDVRVLLEGGSSVTEEKIALADGTTQTIETIKTRVQDVDGRVLGTVGTARDVTARLLEDKERRLAAKAFESLAEGIMVTDKDKRIVSVNKAFSTITGYAPAEVLGLFPRLLQSGRQDAAFYEAMWKDIDSTGFWHGEIWDRRKNGEIYPELLSISAVIDDGGEVSHYVGVFTDISSLKRYEERLRYQAQHDALTGLPNRFQFQERFNGMLVRANRQGTQVAVMMLDLDRFKHVNDSLGHAAGDQLLQQVAERLTCCVRKGDVVGRFGGDEFAVLLENIDSVQSTAGIAKELLNAFASPFSLSGHEIFVSSSIGISCYPADATDAEDLLKNADAAMYRAKADGRNSYKFFDADINARAMENLLISSALRLALERDELVLHYQPRVNLSTGKISGVEALVRWQHPELGLLPPLRFIPIAEETGMIEAVGEWVLKAACRQMRQWRDSGLALESVAVNLAARQFSRPDFSERIADLLEECGLEARYLELELTESMVMREPERVVQVLRELKSMGATVAIDDFGTGYSSLSYLKRFPIDFLKIDRSFIADIPDDVDDVAITSAIIAMAKSLGLQLIAEGVETQAQSDFLRRLGCDHGQGYLFSKPVLAGEIERMLRSENTNDAQAYLST, from the coding sequence ATGGCGGACTGGAACCTTGCAGATGCCCGTCGGTGGGCCGACCGGGTAATACCCGACGTTGTGAGGCTGGCCCGGTTCAAGTATTTCGGCCGCTGGGAAATAGCCGTCGCGCTCTTTTCGCTGGCGCTGGTCGCTTTGCTCTGGACTTACTCCATCGACCGCGCGCGCTACGAACTGAAGCAGACAACCGACACGGCGGTCAGGCAGGCGCACACGCTGGCCCGGGCGCTGGACGTCCAGACTACCACGACGCTGAAGAACATCGAGCTCGCCCTGGAGCTGGTTGCGCGCGACTATATGGCGGGCAAGAAGGACTTCCAGCTCAACGAGTCGCTCGCGACCAAATTGATCGACCGGAGAATGTCCAGGGAATTGGCCATTCTGGATGAGCGCGGACAGATCGTGCTGACTGTCAGCAAGGTCCAGGATGCCGACATGAGCGGCCGCGAATACTTCACAACGCTGCGCGACACCCCCGCCCTCGACCTCTATGTCGGCAAGCCAATACAAAGTCGCAGTACACAAAGATGGGTGATCCCGGTGGCACATCGCATCGACGGGCCTCGGGGCGAGTTCAAGGGCGTCGTTGTCTGCGGCGTTGATCCATCTTATTTCATCGACTTCTATAACCGCGAGGACCTGAAGCAGAAGGGCGCCATCACGCTGGTGGGCACGGATGGCTTCGTCCGCGCCCGGCGCGCGGCAGGCGGGGATAGTTTCGGCCAAGATGCGCGTCCTTTGCTCTACTCGAAGAAAGAGCCGACGGCGGACATCGTTTACAAGAGCGGCATCGACCAGATTACCTACTATCTCAGCTATCGCAAACTGGCGAACTACGATCTGATCGTCACAGTTGGCCTCTCGGTGGACGAAACATTGGCCGAGGTGCGCGGCCGCCTGCGCGGGTACCTTTACCTTAGCATTGCGACAACCACCGGCCTTCTGGCGTTCGGCGCCGCGATCGTTGTCGTGTCGGTGCGTCGCCGCTTGGAGCAGGAACGGACGCAAAATCAGGAACTGCTGCGGCAGGCCATTCTCGACAACATATCCGAGATTGCGTGGTTCAAGGACGCGCAGTCGCGCTTCCTTGCGGTTAATCAGGCCCTAGTCAAGCTGTGCAATCGGCCGCTCGATGAAATCATCGGAAAGACCGATGCCGATCTCTTCCCGGCGCACATCGCTGAGGCTTACAAGGCAGGCGATGTCCGCGTCCTGCTCGAAGGCGGAAGCAGTGTGACGGAAGAAAAGATCGCGCTCGCTGACGGAACGACCCAGACGATCGAAACCATCAAGACCCGCGTCCAGGATGTCGACGGCCGGGTGCTCGGCACGGTCGGGACCGCACGCGACGTCACGGCTCGCCTTCTGGAGGATAAAGAAAGGCGCCTCGCCGCCAAGGCTTTCGAGAGTCTAGCCGAAGGCATCATGGTGACGGACAAAGACAAGCGCATCGTATCTGTCAACAAGGCGTTCAGCACGATCACGGGGTACGCCCCCGCAGAAGTGCTGGGGCTGTTTCCGAGGCTACTGCAATCGGGGCGGCAGGATGCCGCGTTCTATGAGGCCATGTGGAAGGACATCGACAGCACCGGGTTCTGGCATGGCGAAATCTGGGATCGGCGCAAGAATGGGGAAATCTATCCCGAACTGTTGAGCATCAGCGCTGTCATTGATGATGGCGGAGAGGTCAGCCACTATGTCGGCGTCTTCACGGATATCTCGTCGCTCAAGCGCTACGAGGAGAGACTGCGTTATCAGGCGCAGCACGATGCGCTGACCGGCCTCCCGAACCGGTTCCAGTTTCAGGAGCGCTTCAATGGAATGCTGGTCCGTGCCAACCGGCAAGGCACGCAGGTCGCGGTGATGATGCTGGACCTGGACCGGTTCAAGCACGTTAACGATTCGCTGGGACATGCCGCAGGCGATCAGCTTCTGCAGCAAGTAGCCGAGCGGTTGACGTGCTGCGTGAGGAAAGGCGATGTCGTGGGCCGGTTCGGCGGTGACGAGTTCGCCGTGTTGCTGGAGAACATCGACAGCGTGCAGAGCACGGCCGGCATCGCGAAGGAGCTGTTGAACGCGTTTGCGTCGCCCTTCTCTCTTTCTGGGCACGAAATCTTCGTTTCGAGCAGCATCGGCATTAGTTGCTATCCGGCCGACGCGACCGATGCGGAAGACCTGCTGAAAAATGCTGATGCAGCAATGTACCGAGCCAAGGCGGATGGGCGCAACAGTTACAAATTTTTCGACGCCGACATCAATGCGCGTGCGATGGAAAACCTGCTGATAAGCAGTGCCCTCCGGCTGGCACTGGAGCGCGACGAACTGGTTTTGCATTACCAGCCCCGTGTGAATCTGAGCACCGGAAAGATCAGCGGAGTTGAGGCCCTGGTCAGGTGGCAGCATCCCGAACTGGGTCTGCTGCCGCCGCTGCGTTTTATCCCCATTGCCGAGGAAACGGGGATGATCGAGGCCGTCGGGGAGTGGGTGCTGAAGGCAGCCTGCCGCCAGATGCGTCAGTGGCGCGACTCCGGCCTGGCGTTGGAGAGCGTGGCGGTCAACCTCGCCGCGCGGCAATTCAGCCGGCCCGACTTCTCCGAGCGCATTGCCGACCTCCTCGAGGAATGCGGCCTGGAAGCGCGCTACCTGGAGCTCGAATTGACGGAATCGATGGTGATGCGCGAGCCGGAACGTGTGGTGCAGGTGCTGCGCGAGCTGAAGAGTATGGGCGCCACGGTGGCCATTGACGACTTTGGCACCGGCTATTCTTCGCTGAGCTACCTCAAGCGTTTCCCTATCGATTTCCTCAAGATCGACCGCTCCTTCATTGCCGACATCCCGGACGATGTTGACGACGTGGCAATCACCTCGGCCATCATCGCGATGGCGAAGAGCCTCGGTCTGCAACTCATTGCCGAAGGCGTCGAAACGCAAGCGCAGAGCGATTTCCTGCGGCGCCTGGGCTGCGACCACGGGCAGGGTTATCTATTCAGCAAACCCGTCCTGGCGGGGGAAATAGAACGGATGCTGCGCAGCGAAAATACCAATGACGCCCAGGCCTATTTGAGCACCTAA
- a CDS encoding BA14K family protein: MPALKIQVPDLSAQGVDLVHHKPGHSGGPPHARTYSRYNGTRYSTGTRYGYHNGYRGYRYSRNGYHQHSDGWWYPLAAFGTGLIIGGSIASPRRPAYSNSASAHVDWCYSRYRSYSAYDNSFQPYNGPRQQCISPYY; encoded by the coding sequence ATGCCTGCATTAAAGATACAGGTGCCGGATTTGAGCGCTCAGGGCGTGGACTTGGTTCACCACAAGCCGGGTCACTCCGGTGGCCCGCCGCACGCACGCACATATAGCCGCTACAACGGTACACGTTACAGCACTGGTACACGATACGGCTATCACAACGGCTACAGGGGCTATCGCTATAGTCGGAACGGCTACCATCAGCATAGTGACGGTTGGTGGTATCCACTCGCAGCATTTGGAACAGGCCTTATCATCGGTGGATCGATTGCGTCGCCACGGCGTCCGGCCTATTCGAATTCAGCCTCGGCCCACGTTGACTGGTGCTACTCGCGCTATCGTTCGTATAGTGCCTACGACAACAGCTTCCAGCCCTACAATGGTCCGCGTCAGCAGTGCATTTCCCCGTATTATTGA
- a CDS encoding glycosyltransferase, producing MVSFGTRGDIRPLCLLAVALKGNGHDVAIVVNEEYESHCKSFGIETIAVRSLFDPQADSRIIENLNSNLGKTTQRVLSKIVERLRAVQVGLFSAMEVCYKHVLTSDLVIYNTFAFFVGELARELRKPAIHVSFQPLLPSQKHILCLLGGARRSAFVNKSSYQIARAIPLLLQRAFRTFRAQYGVGNRLRGWTNPLTLGIDSSVQLLAFSAALSPDPGDWPCETTMTGFWFDNIASDKEQLPAKVCAFLDAGEPPIYVGFGSMFWGKRHNTQVVLKGLEMWGGRAIISSVGESLNLQGGLAPNILEIKFIEHSRLFPHVSAVVHHGGAGTTAQGLRFGLPTIIFPMIGDQFFWGRRVAALGAGDAPIALKNATPKLFASRVRTVLADTSYRSAAMELSRQLQEDAGIDVAVERVEQTLAIYPVMRHDLHHPDC from the coding sequence ATGGTATCCTTCGGTACCCGCGGCGATATCCGGCCGCTCTGTCTGCTGGCCGTCGCGCTGAAGGGCAATGGCCATGACGTCGCGATCGTCGTCAATGAAGAATATGAGAGCCATTGCAAGTCGTTTGGGATTGAGACGATTGCAGTCAGATCGCTCTTTGATCCACAGGCTGACTCAAGAATTATAGAGAATCTTAATTCCAATCTTGGGAAAACAACCCAGCGAGTTCTTTCTAAAATAGTGGAACGCCTTCGAGCAGTTCAAGTCGGTTTATTCTCAGCAATGGAGGTTTGCTATAAGCACGTTTTAACCTCGGACCTCGTTATTTACAACACGTTCGCGTTCTTTGTTGGTGAATTGGCTCGCGAACTAAGAAAGCCAGCGATACATGTTTCCTTCCAGCCACTTCTACCGAGCCAGAAACATATACTTTGTCTCTTAGGTGGTGCACGGCGTAGTGCCTTCGTCAACAAGTCATCCTATCAGATAGCACGCGCCATCCCGCTGTTGCTGCAGCGGGCTTTCCGGACATTCCGCGCCCAATATGGAGTAGGAAACCGCCTGCGCGGCTGGACTAACCCGCTAACGCTCGGAATAGATTCGTCGGTACAATTATTGGCCTTCAGCGCCGCGCTCAGTCCCGATCCAGGCGACTGGCCGTGCGAGACCACCATGACAGGATTCTGGTTTGATAATATTGCGAGCGACAAGGAGCAGCTTCCAGCGAAAGTTTGCGCCTTCCTGGATGCGGGGGAACCGCCGATTTACGTAGGGTTCGGTTCAATGTTTTGGGGAAAGCGCCACAATACGCAGGTAGTCCTCAAAGGGCTGGAAATGTGGGGCGGTAGGGCGATCATTTCCTCGGTCGGAGAAAGCTTGAACCTGCAAGGAGGCCTGGCGCCGAACATTCTCGAAATCAAATTTATCGAGCATTCGCGGCTTTTTCCGCATGTATCAGCCGTGGTTCACCATGGCGGCGCCGGAACAACAGCGCAGGGCCTTCGATTTGGCCTGCCAACCATTATCTTCCCGATGATCGGCGACCAGTTTTTCTGGGGTCGCCGTGTTGCCGCCTTGGGGGCGGGGGATGCACCCATTGCCTTGAAGAACGCGACGCCGAAACTGTTTGCCTCACGCGTCAGAACCGTGCTTGCCGACACATCTTACAGGTCTGCCGCAATGGAATTGTCGCGTCAACTTCAAGAGGACGCCGGCATAGATGTTGCTGTGGAACGCGTCGAACAAACCCTCGCGATCTACCCAGTGATGCGGCACGACCTGCACCACCCAGACTGTTAG
- a CDS encoding MFS transporter, with protein MMRNATELLLRAQKTDPLIKAVHLINPSGIVVDSTLPGDVKPMPREIVRALVDSVDGRWTAETDTDLISGYSILDEGGSPVGGVVASYPRNELEARSWAIRQRMLLVSVILLVLFSVVSYLALGVRMRGPISELRRIEKQLDSSDEQVPAEASAATVSFPVFSEMLDRASFAYRSAVSELAKFASAAPDALPGNDATASVRFVGIDETDLARNIARRLMPLVAAMVFGSALALAYVAYLGIDESFSPEIAKRTELIGTVANANIQRALEAGVPLEQLVGGQDYFQDLTQNLPEISYLGILPGKPILEIGRKRSAADGVSEFPLLLDGETIGTIVTETDPLYFAAQFRDILLDLSVVLLVIVLFAYELVVVMMASSVTLPIDGLQHVAGLQAASDFSKRLATSGMNVIGRLANRISERAVRLDGMFAEAWRSAMAGQNPEERTRLLESLGQRFGLRTSGAEVLRFCSLSDVRLPLFLFAMADELPLSFFSLYARDADNPITWISPGIVIGLPLAAYLLATLFGAPLVRPLERRFGYRNLFLAGAGMCMFANVGLFAAGNIVHLIACLALNGLGFVLASLSCQDYVLDMLPPTVRSRSIGLIRTAMFSGVFAGTALGGIIADRMGQRAVFIVCAAVTAVSSALIWHYVPQFRAGIGQTGEQEDTRLSFNLLAPMRSARFVAVAFGIIVPLEIVDHVFVSYLLSLQMDALGSSAAGIGRAMMCFFLMLIIGGAAQDKVPQRYSNPTLVAFASSVVSGAVLLVAAAFPSSASMFLAAAGTGLGLGLSGGPQAVLVMDLAEGRLSHLGSSVVLGTTRLLERGGAVAGLVLTGLLTGYIGYSGAVGMIGCLVLFGAVAFALLQTVGKNR; from the coding sequence ATGATGCGCAATGCCACCGAACTGCTCCTGCGCGCCCAGAAAACCGACCCCCTGATCAAGGCCGTCCACCTGATCAACCCCTCTGGGATAGTCGTCGATTCGACGCTCCCCGGCGACGTCAAACCGATGCCGCGCGAGATCGTCCGTGCTCTGGTTGACAGTGTGGACGGCAGGTGGACCGCCGAAACCGATACCGACCTGATCAGCGGCTACTCGATACTCGACGAAGGAGGGAGTCCGGTAGGTGGCGTTGTCGCCTCATACCCGAGGAACGAGTTGGAGGCGCGCAGTTGGGCGATCAGGCAGCGCATGCTGCTGGTTTCGGTCATCTTGCTCGTGCTTTTTTCTGTGGTGTCTTACCTCGCACTCGGGGTCAGAATGCGCGGCCCGATCAGCGAGCTCAGGCGGATCGAGAAGCAACTGGACAGTTCTGACGAACAGGTTCCGGCGGAGGCTTCCGCAGCGACGGTTTCCTTCCCGGTATTTTCAGAGATGCTGGACCGGGCTTCATTCGCCTACCGATCCGCGGTGTCGGAACTCGCAAAATTCGCTTCAGCGGCGCCGGACGCATTGCCTGGCAACGATGCCACCGCCTCAGTCAGATTCGTCGGCATCGATGAGACAGACCTCGCCAGGAACATCGCCAGGCGCCTGATGCCGCTGGTCGCGGCCATGGTGTTCGGTTCGGCGCTGGCGCTCGCCTATGTGGCCTATCTCGGCATCGACGAATCCTTCTCGCCCGAGATTGCGAAACGCACCGAGCTCATTGGTACTGTTGCTAACGCCAACATACAGCGTGCCCTCGAGGCCGGCGTGCCGCTTGAACAGTTGGTTGGCGGTCAGGACTATTTTCAGGATCTGACGCAGAACCTTCCGGAGATATCCTATCTGGGGATCCTGCCGGGGAAGCCAATCCTCGAGATCGGCAGGAAACGCTCAGCCGCGGACGGCGTCTCAGAATTTCCGCTGTTGCTTGACGGGGAGACGATCGGAACGATTGTCACCGAAACCGATCCGCTCTATTTCGCTGCGCAGTTCCGCGACATACTGCTCGACCTTAGCGTCGTGCTTCTCGTGATCGTCCTCTTTGCGTACGAACTGGTGGTCGTGATGATGGCTTCGTCGGTGACGCTACCGATCGACGGGCTCCAGCATGTCGCGGGGCTGCAGGCCGCGAGCGACTTCTCCAAGCGCTTGGCCACCTCCGGCATGAACGTTATCGGCAGGCTGGCTAATAGGATCTCCGAAAGAGCCGTTCGCTTAGATGGCATGTTTGCCGAGGCCTGGCGATCGGCGATGGCCGGACAGAATCCGGAGGAAAGGACGAGACTCCTCGAGTCTCTAGGACAGAGATTCGGGCTTCGCACGTCGGGCGCCGAGGTCCTACGTTTCTGCAGCTTGTCCGACGTCCGCCTCCCGCTCTTCCTCTTCGCGATGGCTGACGAACTGCCGCTGTCGTTCTTCTCTCTTTACGCGAGGGACGCCGACAACCCGATCACTTGGATAAGCCCCGGCATAGTGATCGGCCTGCCACTGGCCGCCTATTTGCTGGCGACCCTGTTCGGGGCGCCGCTGGTGCGGCCGCTCGAACGCCGCTTCGGCTACAGGAACCTGTTCCTCGCGGGTGCCGGCATGTGCATGTTCGCCAATGTTGGCCTTTTTGCTGCCGGCAACATCGTCCACCTGATCGCCTGCCTCGCACTCAACGGCCTCGGCTTCGTCCTCGCCTCGCTTTCCTGCCAGGACTACGTTCTGGACATGCTTCCGCCGACCGTGCGGTCGCGCTCGATCGGCCTCATCAGAACCGCAATGTTCAGCGGGGTCTTCGCGGGCACAGCGCTCGGCGGCATCATCGCCGACCGGATGGGCCAGCGGGCAGTGTTCATCGTCTGCGCGGCGGTGACGGCTGTGTCGTCCGCCTTGATCTGGCACTACGTGCCACAGTTCCGCGCCGGCATCGGTCAGACCGGTGAGCAGGAGGACACCCGGCTCTCGTTCAACCTTCTAGCGCCAATGCGCAGCGCGCGTTTTGTCGCCGTCGCCTTCGGCATTATCGTTCCGCTGGAGATCGTAGATCATGTCTTCGTCTCCTACCTGCTATCGCTGCAGATGGATGCACTGGGGTCGTCGGCCGCTGGGATCGGCCGCGCCATGATGTGCTTTTTCCTGATGCTGATTATCGGCGGGGCCGCCCAAGATAAGGTGCCGCAACGATATTCGAATCCGACGCTGGTCGCCTTCGCATCGTCGGTTGTCTCGGGCGCAGTGCTGCTCGTTGCCGCCGCCTTCCCGTCGAGCGCAAGCATGTTTCTCGCCGCTGCGGGAACCGGGCTCGGATTGGGGCTGTCCGGCGGACCACAGGCGGTGCTGGTCATGGACCTTGCCGAAGGCCGGCTGTCACATCTCGGATCGAGCGTCGTACTGGGAACGACGCGCCTGCTGGAGCGAGGCGGCGCCGTCGCCGGCCTGGTGCTGACAGGCCTGCTCACCGGCTACATCGGATATTCCGGCGCCGTCGGAATGATCGGGTGCCTTGTCCTGTTCGGGGCCGTTGCCTTTGCCTTGCTTCAAACCGTCGGAAAAAATCGTTGA